One genomic segment of Mytilus trossulus isolate FHL-02 chromosome 4, PNRI_Mtr1.1.1.hap1, whole genome shotgun sequence includes these proteins:
- the LOC134715308 gene encoding uncharacterized protein LOC134715308 isoform X2, with protein MLRRGTRKRTASARAGVRRTPVVSKGVSSRASVQSSMTVTRPEAIYTTSGHDGAAIPTTATLSTTRMLMPTFSSNQDNSVHIPDMLSWQPRPAIDPQPTVDNTQFVSQTGNVTNNDYVQIPNRIESVHENLGINVTQSIKEKILKGEFIDLACLLNNSVNTSSDKQKLTWAQGEFILQPISQQSKITNIEKWTDAFIIFIYIYCAVHVNRFKELLKYMHTIRLGAQRNQGMGWKNYDEQYRLRKAHEPSSLWSNIDNELWLLYICNQ; from the coding sequence ATGTTGAGAAGAGGTACCAGGAAGCGTACAGCATCAGCGAGAGCTGGAGTAAGAAGGACCCCGGTGGTGTCGAAGGGAGTTTCGTCACGGGCGTCAGTACAATCATCTATGACGGTTACAAGGCCTGAGGCTATCTATACTACTTCTGGACATGACGGCGCTGCCATACCAACAACTGCAACATTATCAACGACAAGAATGTTGATGCCAACATTTTCCAGCAATCAGGACAACTCCGTCCACATTCCGGACATGTTATCATGGCAACCAAGACCAGCAATAGACCCCCAGCCAACTGTTGATAACACACAGTTTGTGTCACAAACAGGTAATGTGACCAATAATGATTATGTACAAATTCCCAATAGAATTGAAAGTGTTCATGAGAACCTAGGCATAAATGTAACACAgtcaattaaagaaaaaatattgaaagggGAATTCATAGATTTAGCTTGTCTATTAAATAATTCAGTCAACACGAGTTCTGACAAACAAAAGTTGACATGGGCTCAAGGGGAATTCATTTTACAACCCATTTCTCAACaatcaaaaattacaaatattgaaaagtgGACAGATGctttcatcatttttatttatatttattgtgcTGTGCACGTAAACCGATTTAAGGAATTGTTAAAATACATGCACACAATACGCCTTGGGGCTCAAAGAAACCAAGGTATGGGTTGGAAAAATTACGATGAGCAATATAGACTAAGAAAAGCTCATGAACCATCCAGTTTATGGAGTAATATAGACAATGAGCTTTGGTTGTTATATATATGCAACCAGTGA
- the LOC134715308 gene encoding uncharacterized protein LOC134715308 isoform X1, with protein sequence MLRRGTRKRTASARAGVRRTPVVSKGVSSRASVQSSMTVTRPEAIYTTSGHDGAAIPTTATLSTTRMLMPTFSSNQDNSVHIPDMLSWQPRPAIDPQPTVDNTQFVSQTGQEVSVWIVGSSLIRNAFVYARSRTGGVNLGLHRIGVKIWWQGYGGMGLKDLESTIKRLMKYEKAPKYLVLHIAGNDLGKTKLGFLRNEIKATLEKVQSYLPNSSIVWSQILPRTNWRHSKSQDSMMAFRIRINSAIASFVLKNGGHYIKYPDILPNSTFLKEDGVHLTDLGNDIFLNNLQGALEMFICSGSYTYPDTFGTSMCIS encoded by the exons ATGTTGAGAAGAGGTACCAGGAAGCGTACAGCATCAGCGAGAGCTGGAGTAAGAAGGACCCCGGTGGTGTCGAAGGGAGTTTCGTCACGGGCGTCAGTACAATCATCTATGACGGTTACAAGGCCTGAGGCTATCTATACTACTTCTGGACATGACGGCGCTGCCATACCAACAACTGCAACATTATCAACGACAAGAATGTTGATGCCAACATTTTCCAGCAATCAGGACAACTCCGTCCACATTCCGGACATGTTATCATGGCAACCAAGACCAGCAATAGACCCCCAGCCAACTGTTGATAACACACAGTTTGTGTCACAAACAG GCCAAGAAGTGTCAGTATGGATAGTAGGCTCATCTTTGATAAGAAATGCATTTGTATACGCAAGAAGTAGAACAGGTGGTGTAAATTTAGGTCTCCATAGAATAGGAGTCAAAATTTGGTGGCAAGGGTATGGTGGCATGGGTTTAAAAGATTTGGAATCGACAATAAAAAGACtgatgaaatatgaaaaagcGCCGAAATATCTTGTCCTTCATATTGCTGGAAATGATTTGGGGAAGACAAAATTAGGATTTTTAAGGAATGAAATCAAGGCCACCTTGGAGAAGGTACAAAGTTATCTACCGAATAGTTCGATTGTATGGTCTCAGATTTTACCCAGAACAAATTGGCGTCATTCAAAAAGTCAGGATAGCATGATGGCATtcagaataagaataaatagTGCCATTGCTTCATTCGTGTTAAAGAATGGGGGACATTATATAAAGTATCCAGATATTCTTCCTAATAGTACTTTTTTAAAGGAAGATGGTGTTCATTTGACTGATCTAGGAAATgatatatttctaaataatttgCAAGGTGCGcttgaaatgtttatttgttcTGGTTCTTATACATATCCAGATACATTTGGTACTAGTATGTGTATATCTTAG